In Nitratireductor basaltis, the following are encoded in one genomic region:
- a CDS encoding carbohydrate ABC transporter permease — MTQMPRKALRFLAQGVVVAATFAMLAPVVYMVAMSFRTSEEITQAPLALPETLYLGNYANALSQMNYLQSVLNSLGITLSVTVIVSLVGSMAAYPLARRTNTFTRIIILLAALGLATPNFVTITPIYVIFRNLGLLDTYVGIIIAFSALNLPLAVFFYTSFISAIPKELEEAARLDNCGDWAVFWHVIRPLLGPATATLSLFVMLMVWNDFTYPLLLLTDPEKFTVMISVYRFVGNLNVKPEMLFPAAVLGSLPLLVLFIIFQRRIVAGVTAGAVK, encoded by the coding sequence ATGACACAGATGCCGCGCAAGGCCCTGCGCTTCCTCGCTCAAGGCGTCGTAGTCGCTGCGACCTTCGCCATGCTGGCGCCGGTTGTCTACATGGTCGCCATGTCATTCCGCACCAGCGAGGAGATTACCCAGGCACCGCTTGCGCTGCCGGAAACATTGTATCTCGGCAACTACGCCAATGCGCTTTCGCAGATGAACTATCTGCAAAGCGTGTTGAACTCACTCGGTATCACCCTGTCGGTCACAGTGATTGTTTCCCTTGTCGGCTCAATGGCAGCCTATCCGCTGGCGCGCCGCACGAACACGTTCACCCGCATCATCATCCTGCTCGCAGCACTTGGCCTTGCGACACCCAATTTCGTAACCATCACGCCGATCTATGTGATCTTCCGCAATCTGGGTCTGCTTGACACTTATGTCGGCATCATCATCGCCTTTTCCGCGCTCAACCTGCCGCTGGCCGTGTTTTTCTACACGAGCTTCATCAGCGCGATCCCCAAGGAGCTTGAAGAGGCGGCACGGCTCGACAATTGCGGAGACTGGGCGGTGTTCTGGCACGTCATCCGCCCGCTGCTCGGACCGGCCACCGCGACGCTCTCGCTCTTTGTCATGCTGATGGTGTGGAACGACTTCACCTATCCGCTTCTGCTTCTGACCGATCCGGAAAAATTCACCGTCATGATCAGCGTCTACCGCTTTGTGGGCAATCTGAACGTGAAGCCGGAGATGCTCTTCCCGGCCGCGGTTCTTGGATCGCTGCCGCTTCTCGTCCTCTTCATCATTTTCCAGCGCCGCATCGTGGCCGGAGTGACAGCCGGAGCCGTCAAATGA
- a CDS encoding GntR family transcriptional regulator, with amino-acid sequence MPPILLRVVMVEGKQIDEKSCYSRILADIGRGVFPSGTRLKVQDLANRYGTSIIPVREALRMLQGEGIVTITPNKGAAVAELNSSVLLEIFELLQLMEPYFVETFAKTCTAKDIAELEALQEELERLPVEDKGPFGECDKRFHEYIARKHYNRRAFAIWELQRRILNALALNVPISQSRHRVIIAEHRELIAAFRDNDTQRAVATIKKHVSGAGEQLYAQLKVLEGGY; translated from the coding sequence ATGCCGCCGATTTTGCTTCGGGTGGTGATGGTGGAAGGCAAACAGATAGACGAAAAATCCTGCTATTCCCGCATTTTGGCCGATATTGGCCGAGGCGTGTTCCCGAGTGGCACTCGGCTGAAGGTGCAGGATCTGGCAAATCGCTACGGCACCTCAATAATTCCGGTGCGGGAGGCGCTGCGCATGCTGCAGGGCGAGGGAATTGTCACCATAACGCCGAACAAGGGTGCTGCCGTTGCCGAGCTGAATTCCAGCGTGCTGCTGGAAATCTTCGAGCTTTTGCAGTTGATGGAGCCGTATTTCGTCGAGACATTCGCCAAGACCTGCACCGCCAAGGACATAGCCGAATTGGAGGCTCTCCAGGAGGAGCTTGAACGCCTTCCCGTTGAAGACAAGGGACCGTTCGGCGAATGCGACAAGCGTTTTCACGAATATATTGCGCGCAAGCATTACAACAGGCGGGCCTTTGCCATCTGGGAGCTTCAGCGGCGCATCCTGAATGCGCTTGCGCTGAATGTGCCCATCTCGCAATCACGCCACAGGGTCATCATCGCTGAGCATCGAGAACTGATCGCCGCCTTCCGCGATAACGACACGCAACGCGCCGTCGCCACGATCAAGAAACATGTGAGCGGGGCGGGCGAACAGCTTTACGCGCAGCTAAAGGTGCTGGAAGGCGGCTACTAG
- a CDS encoding ABC transporter ATP-binding protein — protein MADVKLQDVRKNFSGLEVIHGVDLQVESGEFCVFVGPSGCGKSTLLRMIAGLEETSSGRISIGPRDVTHVDPAKRGVAMVFQSYALYPHMTVRDNMGFGLKMGGAPKDEVKRKVDEAARVLKLDAFMDRKPKALSGGQRQRVAIGRAIVRGPDVFLFDEPLSNLDAELRVEMRIELARLHRDIGATMIYVTHDQVEAMTLADKIVVLRSGRVEQVGGPMELYQDPANRFVAGFIGSPAMNFMKADGIGGARVRLPALGQEVALPVSAALTGRAVTLGFRPEHLQLKPEQDGYPIDMVEALGGVSYAYIRGADGTQIVAEMRGAERLKSGDRVKIVLDPKRLYAFDQKTEERIR, from the coding sequence ATGGCTGACGTAAAGCTTCAGGACGTACGCAAGAATTTCAGCGGGCTTGAGGTCATCCACGGCGTTGATCTGCAGGTTGAAAGCGGAGAATTCTGCGTCTTTGTAGGGCCGTCGGGCTGCGGCAAGTCCACGCTTCTGCGCATGATCGCGGGGCTTGAGGAGACCAGCTCCGGACGCATCAGTATTGGCCCGCGCGACGTCACCCATGTCGACCCCGCCAAGCGTGGCGTAGCCATGGTTTTCCAGTCCTACGCGCTCTACCCGCATATGACCGTGCGCGACAATATGGGCTTCGGCCTGAAGATGGGCGGTGCGCCCAAAGATGAGGTGAAGCGCAAGGTTGACGAGGCTGCCCGCGTCCTCAAGCTTGATGCTTTCATGGACCGCAAACCGAAAGCGCTGTCTGGCGGCCAGCGTCAGCGCGTGGCTATCGGCCGGGCCATCGTACGCGGGCCGGATGTATTTCTTTTCGATGAGCCGCTTTCCAATCTGGACGCAGAGCTGCGCGTGGAAATGCGCATCGAGCTTGCACGCCTGCACCGCGATATCGGCGCGACCATGATCTATGTCACCCATGATCAGGTGGAAGCCATGACGCTTGCCGACAAGATCGTCGTGCTGCGTTCCGGCCGTGTCGAGCAGGTCGGCGGGCCAATGGAGCTTTACCAAGACCCGGCAAATCGCTTTGTAGCCGGATTCATCGGCAGTCCGGCCATGAATTTCATGAAGGCGGATGGCATTGGCGGTGCGCGTGTTCGCCTGCCCGCGCTTGGCCAGGAGGTGGCACTGCCCGTGAGCGCTGCGCTGACAGGGCGCGCTGTTACTCTCGGTTTCAGGCCGGAGCATCTCCAGTTGAAGCCGGAGCAGGATGGCTACCCTATCGACATGGTCGAGGCCCTTGGCGGTGTTTCCTACGCCTATATCCGTGGTGCCGACGGTACGCAGATCGTTGCGGAAATGCGCGGAGCCGAGCGACTGAAAAGCGGTGATCGGGTGAAGATCGTGCTCGATCCAAAAAGGCTCTACGCCTTCGACCAGAAAACCGAAGAACGCATTCGTTGA
- a CDS encoding SDR family NAD(P)-dependent oxidoreductase, whose amino-acid sequence MNVLLKDKTVVVTGAGAGIGLGIVRQCIMAGANVIGIERDENRLVRIEAEGARGVHGDVGDAEAFPSLLQRLWENRGPIHGLVNNAGITIEKPLEEMSLEEMELLWRVNQRSVLLSVQALAPLMSGNGGGSVVNIASNHARASGTGYEAYAGTKGAIVAMSRAMAWSYGRQGIRVNALCPGLTMTEAVADAARDPALAARFRAWHANQRVNTVDEIGQAAAFLLSDAASAFTGADLIADQGMSSRLGDI is encoded by the coding sequence ATGAATGTACTTCTGAAAGACAAGACGGTGGTTGTAACCGGCGCAGGCGCTGGCATCGGGCTTGGCATTGTACGCCAGTGCATCATGGCAGGTGCGAATGTCATTGGCATCGAGCGAGATGAAAATCGCCTCGTCCGCATCGAGGCTGAAGGTGCGAGGGGGGTTCATGGCGATGTCGGGGATGCCGAGGCATTCCCCTCGCTTCTGCAAAGGCTTTGGGAGAACCGTGGACCCATCCACGGCCTCGTGAACAATGCCGGCATCACCATCGAAAAACCGTTGGAAGAGATGTCCCTGGAGGAAATGGAACTGCTGTGGCGTGTGAACCAGCGCTCCGTTCTCCTGAGTGTTCAGGCGCTCGCCCCGCTGATGAGCGGCAATGGCGGCGGCTCGGTGGTGAATATTGCCTCCAACCACGCCCGCGCTTCGGGCACGGGATATGAGGCCTATGCCGGCACAAAGGGGGCCATCGTCGCGATGAGCCGCGCCATGGCCTGGAGCTATGGCAGACAAGGTATCCGCGTGAATGCGCTATGCCCTGGCCTGACCATGACGGAGGCGGTTGCCGATGCGGCACGTGACCCCGCCCTGGCAGCCCGGTTCAGGGCGTGGCACGCCAATCAACGGGTCAACACCGTGGATGAGATAGGTCAAGCCGCGGCATTCCTGCTCAGCGATGCCGCGAGCGCCTTTACCGGTGCCGATCTCATTGCCGACCAGGGCATGTCATCGCGGCTGGGAGACATCTGA
- a CDS encoding chlorhexidine efflux transporter — protein sequence MGDIGVITIVGATITTIWNYLYNLGFDHLILAARVGA from the coding sequence ATGGGCGACATTGGTGTCATAACCATTGTCGGCGCCACCATCACGACGATTTGGAACTACCTCTACAATCTCGGCTTCGATCACCTGATTCTGGCTGCGCGGGTCGGTGCGTAA
- a CDS encoding mandelate racemase/muconate lactonizing enzyme family protein encodes MNKQNLLEAGVTVGDIHPIKSIRPFIVWSGGRNQLIVKVECETGLHGWGESGLSGREKAVAGALEHFEHTIRGQDAMQISAIWQHIYRSQYFEGGRVLQAALSALDLALHDIKGKALGVPVHSLLGGRHRERVPTFASTGSAGFHDAAERAEALKAAGWNCIRLFPDYSSQTVFEPREHIAPTARLCREVREALGDDIVLGIDWHHRLSVAEAASFCQKMPSGTLDFLEEPIRDETPEAYEALRRLTDMPFAIGEEFTSKWQFLPYIERDITQFARIDICNVGGLTEAMKVAGHCEAHYIDMMPHNPLGPICTAASIHFAAAVPNFSWLEVQTAKDGPYGTDPDDKLFLRQPQLNGVVYDVDAAPGLGIEVNEEEAASRNFQFWHPPTLRRRDGSITNW; translated from the coding sequence ATGAACAAGCAGAATTTGCTGGAAGCAGGTGTCACCGTAGGGGACATTCACCCGATCAAGTCGATCCGCCCCTTCATCGTTTGGAGCGGCGGTCGCAACCAGCTCATCGTCAAGGTTGAGTGTGAGACCGGCCTTCATGGCTGGGGCGAAAGCGGTCTTTCTGGCCGTGAGAAGGCTGTGGCGGGTGCTTTAGAGCATTTCGAGCACACGATCCGCGGGCAGGATGCCATGCAAATCTCCGCGATTTGGCAGCACATCTATCGCAGCCAGTATTTCGAGGGCGGTCGTGTGTTGCAGGCAGCCCTTTCTGCGCTGGACCTTGCACTGCACGACATTAAGGGCAAGGCGCTTGGCGTTCCGGTTCATTCGCTGCTGGGCGGTCGCCATCGCGAGCGGGTGCCAACCTTTGCCAGCACCGGTTCGGCGGGTTTTCATGACGCAGCCGAGCGCGCAGAGGCTTTAAAGGCCGCCGGCTGGAACTGTATCCGCCTCTTCCCCGACTATTCCAGCCAGACCGTCTTCGAACCCCGCGAGCATATCGCGCCGACCGCACGGCTTTGTCGTGAGGTACGGGAGGCTCTTGGCGATGACATCGTCCTGGGGATCGACTGGCACCACCGCCTCAGCGTGGCGGAAGCGGCTTCCTTCTGCCAGAAGATGCCAAGCGGTACGCTCGATTTTCTTGAAGAACCGATCCGCGACGAAACACCGGAAGCCTATGAAGCACTGCGCCGCCTGACCGATATGCCCTTCGCGATTGGTGAGGAGTTTACCAGCAAATGGCAGTTCCTCCCCTATATCGAGCGCGACATTACACAGTTCGCGCGCATCGATATCTGCAATGTCGGCGGGCTGACGGAAGCGATGAAGGTCGCGGGGCATTGTGAGGCCCACTATATCGACATGATGCCGCACAACCCGCTCGGCCCCATCTGTACCGCTGCCAGCATTCACTTCGCAGCTGCGGTGCCCAACTTCTCCTGGCTGGAAGTTCAGACCGCAAAGGATGGGCCCTACGGAACGGACCCAGACGACAAGCTGTTCCTGCGCCAGCCGCAGCTCAACGGCGTTGTCTACGACGTAGACGCGGCTCCTGGGCTTGGGATCGAGGTCAACGAAGAAGAAGCAGCGTCGCGCAACTTCCAGTTCTGGCACCCCCCGACACTGCGTCGTCGTGACGGCTCAATCACCAATTGGTGA
- a CDS encoding carbohydrate ABC transporter permease, whose protein sequence is MGSSKRIYLFTLPAIFVIGCFFVYPILLSARLSFTDFSGVGLAEWVGWKNYDRFFSRTRYLYSVWITIKFTLVVVIAQTMIGLVFATLLHRMPAVRNLCRAVLFTPAMMSCVIVGYVWQFIYSPYSGGLNALLGMIGLEEWQRGWIGDPSTALYALAVAHVWMFAGYTTAIFLVGYANIPRDIEEAGRLDGASSWQRFRHLELPLLAPSFTVNIILSTIGTLKTFELPFIMTRGGPDRATQTLSLEIINQLFGNYKFGFASALSIIMLIIVIAVAVLQNTWLRGREDNQ, encoded by the coding sequence ATGGGCAGCTCGAAGCGCATCTATCTGTTCACCCTGCCGGCGATATTCGTGATCGGCTGCTTCTTCGTCTATCCGATCCTGCTTTCCGCGCGCCTGAGCTTCACCGATTTCTCCGGCGTGGGCCTGGCCGAATGGGTGGGCTGGAAGAACTACGACCGCTTCTTCTCACGCACACGCTATCTCTACAGCGTCTGGATCACGATCAAGTTCACGCTGGTCGTGGTGATCGCCCAGACCATGATCGGCCTTGTCTTCGCAACCCTCCTGCACCGCATGCCTGCGGTTAGAAATCTGTGTCGCGCAGTGCTCTTCACGCCCGCGATGATGTCCTGCGTCATCGTCGGCTATGTCTGGCAGTTTATCTATTCGCCTTATTCGGGTGGGCTCAATGCGCTGCTTGGCATGATCGGGTTGGAAGAGTGGCAGCGTGGCTGGATCGGAGACCCCTCCACCGCTCTTTATGCGCTGGCGGTGGCCCATGTCTGGATGTTCGCCGGCTATACGACGGCAATCTTCCTGGTGGGCTACGCGAACATTCCGCGCGACATCGAGGAGGCGGGCCGGCTGGATGGCGCAAGCTCCTGGCAGCGTTTTCGCCATCTGGAACTCCCTCTGCTCGCCCCCAGCTTCACCGTCAACATAATCCTGTCCACGATCGGCACGCTGAAGACCTTCGAGCTGCCTTTCATCATGACCCGCGGCGGACCCGACCGGGCTACGCAGACGCTCAGCCTTGAAATCATCAACCAGCTTTTCGGCAACTACAAGTTCGGCTTTGCCAGCGCCCTGTCGATCATCATGCTGATCATCGTCATCGCAGTGGCGGTCCTTCAGAATACTTGGTTGCGTGGCAGGGAGGACAATCAATGA
- a CDS encoding GMC family oxidoreductase, which produces MSYDFIVVGGGASGCVAAARLARSGARTLLLEAGPSHRHPLLDMPPGIFKMINGCKFMRYHKTVPQEHLGGRSHEIAQGHVLGGGSSVNAQVYMRGRPSDYDEWQQLLGSSNDNPGWGWKDVLPHFRGMEANNRLANELHGTDGPLLVSDPGHIDQTSRWFVQAVQNAGEPFNPDFNGPAQRGVGFYQFMNRNGRRSSAAYAFIEPERNNPNLEVRLGCEALEVLFDGDRAAGIAYRDAKGMRQEVRCGSEVILASGALVTPKLLMLSGIGPEDHLKAHGITVRSPLRGVGQNLIDHPEVPVTARLKGAYGYYRQGEGWRMIRNGLQFKLFGSGPVTSAGVEAGAFVNPADPEGVPTVQAFCVPIVYVDRDRRDLVEDGHGLTVTTVVVKPRSRGEVRLASSNPLDMPSVSPNLLKEEADMREMIDGVRFFIEAMQRSPLGNKIQKFALPASTDLSDEALREHCKAFVKTNYHPAGTARMGAEGDEDAVLDARMRVRGIRSLRVCDMSTVPNINAGNTNAPAMMLGDRCASFILEEHGLAAAPAGELQAVR; this is translated from the coding sequence ATGAGCTACGATTTCATAGTTGTCGGAGGCGGTGCCTCCGGTTGCGTGGCGGCTGCGCGGCTGGCGCGAAGCGGTGCGCGCACCCTTCTTCTGGAGGCTGGGCCCTCCCATCGCCATCCGCTTCTCGACATGCCGCCGGGCATTTTCAAGATGATCAATGGCTGCAAGTTCATGCGCTACCACAAGACGGTGCCGCAGGAGCATCTTGGCGGACGCTCGCATGAGATCGCGCAAGGTCATGTGCTGGGCGGCGGTTCCTCCGTCAATGCGCAGGTCTATATGCGCGGCCGCCCGTCCGACTATGACGAGTGGCAGCAGCTTCTGGGCAGCAGCAATGACAATCCCGGCTGGGGCTGGAAGGATGTTCTGCCGCACTTCAGGGGCATGGAAGCCAACAACCGGCTGGCGAATGAACTTCACGGCACCGACGGCCCCCTGTTGGTGTCCGATCCCGGCCATATCGATCAGACCTCGCGCTGGTTCGTGCAGGCGGTCCAGAATGCGGGTGAACCCTTCAATCCGGATTTCAACGGCCCCGCCCAGCGCGGCGTCGGCTTCTACCAGTTCATGAACCGCAATGGCCGGCGCTCCTCGGCGGCCTATGCCTTCATCGAGCCGGAACGCAACAATCCTAATCTCGAGGTCCGGCTTGGCTGCGAAGCGCTTGAGGTGCTGTTCGATGGCGACCGCGCAGCCGGTATAGCCTATCGCGATGCGAAAGGGATGCGTCAGGAAGTGCGTTGCGGCAGTGAGGTGATCCTGGCCTCCGGCGCGCTTGTCACCCCAAAGCTGCTCATGCTTTCAGGAATTGGCCCAGAGGACCATCTGAAGGCGCACGGCATCACCGTTCGCAGTCCACTGCGCGGTGTCGGGCAGAATCTCATCGATCATCCGGAAGTGCCGGTCACCGCAAGGCTGAAAGGCGCTTACGGCTACTACCGCCAGGGCGAAGGCTGGCGGATGATCCGCAACGGGCTCCAGTTCAAGCTGTTCGGTTCGGGGCCGGTCACTTCGGCAGGCGTGGAGGCTGGCGCATTCGTCAATCCTGCCGATCCCGAAGGCGTCCCGACAGTTCAGGCGTTCTGCGTGCCAATCGTCTATGTCGACCGCGACAGGCGCGATCTGGTGGAAGACGGCCACGGGCTCACCGTGACCACGGTGGTGGTAAAGCCGCGGTCGCGCGGCGAGGTGCGGCTTGCATCCTCCAATCCGCTCGACATGCCCTCTGTCTCTCCCAATCTCCTGAAGGAGGAGGCTGACATGCGGGAGATGATCGATGGCGTGCGCTTCTTCATTGAAGCCATGCAGAGGAGCCCGCTTGGAAACAAGATCCAGAAATTTGCCCTGCCCGCCTCGACCGACCTTTCCGATGAAGCGCTGCGCGAGCATTGCAAGGCCTTCGTAAAGACGAACTACCACCCGGCAGGCACCGCCCGGATGGGTGCGGAAGGCGACGAAGACGCGGTTCTTGATGCGCGCATGCGCGTGCGCGGCATTCGCTCCTTGCGCGTCTGCGACATGTCGACCGTTCCAAACATCAATGCAGGAAACACCAACGCGCCAGCCATGATGCTCGGTGACCGCTGTGCCTCATTCATACTTGAAGAGCATGGACTGGCGGCAGCGCCGGCGGGTGAATTGCAGGCGGTACGTTAA
- a CDS encoding chlorhexidine efflux transporter, whose protein sequence is MRRPADRIRHAISFEVIGLSITKPLAAWAF, encoded by the coding sequence ATGCGCCGTCCGGCAGACCGTATTCGCCACGCAATAAGTTTCGAGGTCATCGGCCTTTCCATCACAAAGCCGCTTGCCGCCTGGGCTTTTTGA
- a CDS encoding FCD domain-containing protein produces MDQIEAARPASGGRAADWVVSQIEDDILSGVLENGTPLPAERELMERFKTSRTVVREAITTLSSRGLIDAKPRFRPVVRKPGFDTALSSVGSIVKLLLAETRGVKTLYESRVFVERALVRDAARAATRKDIDDLREALAANQNSISDSEEFYRTDTAFHGVLYRVPRNPIFPAVHEAYTSWLAPHWERMPRSPERNRVNFMSHKAIFDAIVERDADAAEEALETHLKAAWEYVRVTFELEE; encoded by the coding sequence ATGGATCAAATTGAGGCGGCGCGCCCTGCTTCGGGCGGCAGAGCGGCAGACTGGGTGGTGTCGCAGATCGAGGATGACATCCTCTCCGGTGTGCTGGAAAACGGCACGCCCCTGCCGGCGGAACGCGAATTGATGGAGCGCTTCAAGACCTCCCGCACCGTCGTACGCGAGGCGATCACCACGCTTTCCAGTCGCGGGTTGATCGACGCAAAGCCCCGCTTTCGCCCCGTTGTGCGCAAGCCCGGCTTTGATACCGCGCTGTCGTCAGTGGGCAGCATCGTGAAGCTTCTGCTTGCAGAGACGCGTGGCGTGAAGACGCTCTACGAAAGCCGCGTTTTCGTGGAGCGCGCGCTGGTGCGTGATGCGGCCCGTGCCGCCACGCGTAAGGACATCGACGACCTGCGCGAAGCGCTCGCGGCGAACCAGAACAGCATCTCCGACTCCGAGGAATTCTATCGCACCGACACTGCCTTTCACGGCGTGCTCTACCGCGTGCCGCGCAATCCGATATTCCCGGCAGTCCATGAAGCCTACACCTCCTGGCTCGCGCCACATTGGGAGCGCATGCCGCGCTCGCCCGAGCGCAACCGCGTGAACTTCATGAGCCACAAGGCCATCTTCGACGCCATTGTTGAACGGGATGCAGATGCCGCAGAGGAGGCTCTCGAAACCCATCTCAAGGCGGCATGGGAATATGTCCGCGTCACCTTCGAGCTTGAGGAATAG
- a CDS encoding ABC transporter substrate-binding protein: MRKTILGATALALTLPVVAMAEPVVLDVTAWKGNETEPAGLPELIEKFEAENPAIDVELSYISRLDTDVVLPPRLQGNNAPDVMMTDMPLVAVWGRAGLLHDYGTDAKWYGRVDPIVQKAITTGDAVNIMPLEIIGMGNFVNMGLLKKVGIDKAPTTIEELKAACTALDAEGIKPMVFTGGFSAPLFVVANGLQRADAAAAAFGSGDVTFEGNEAFGSTLDTVRELVEAKCFDPKAQAGLDPWSTALTEFKAGNFAMMPQGAWNIADFAKVEGLDFVFAPIPSQDEGGVALDLFGIGWSISANSEQKEAAQKFVDFFTRDENLKVMLTAEAAYSPFAGGTAGTPERAAPYDAARPENVIMFPFATLAWPKPLEMELWDSLTSFLLNIEQDSDDVLSRWDETVEDSL; this comes from the coding sequence ATGCGCAAGACGATTTTGGGTGCAACCGCATTGGCCCTTACCCTGCCCGTGGTAGCAATGGCGGAGCCGGTGGTTCTGGACGTGACCGCCTGGAAGGGAAATGAGACCGAACCCGCGGGACTTCCGGAACTGATCGAGAAATTCGAGGCCGAAAATCCCGCTATCGATGTCGAACTCTCCTATATCAGCCGTCTCGATACCGATGTCGTCCTTCCTCCGCGTTTGCAGGGCAACAACGCGCCAGACGTGATGATGACGGACATGCCGCTCGTGGCCGTCTGGGGTCGCGCAGGGCTTCTTCACGACTATGGAACGGACGCCAAATGGTATGGTCGCGTTGATCCGATCGTGCAGAAGGCCATCACCACCGGCGACGCGGTCAATATCATGCCGCTCGAGATCATTGGCATGGGCAATTTCGTCAATATGGGCCTCTTGAAAAAGGTTGGTATCGACAAGGCTCCGACCACAATCGAGGAGCTGAAAGCCGCTTGTACCGCGCTTGATGCTGAAGGCATCAAGCCGATGGTCTTCACCGGTGGCTTCTCTGCGCCACTTTTCGTGGTGGCTAACGGCCTGCAGCGGGCTGACGCTGCGGCGGCCGCGTTTGGCTCTGGCGATGTCACTTTTGAAGGCAATGAGGCCTTCGGCTCAACGCTCGACACTGTTCGCGAACTTGTGGAAGCCAAGTGCTTCGACCCGAAGGCTCAGGCCGGTCTTGATCCGTGGTCGACGGCTCTGACCGAGTTCAAGGCCGGCAATTTCGCGATGATGCCGCAAGGTGCGTGGAACATAGCAGATTTTGCCAAGGTCGAGGGTCTGGACTTCGTCTTCGCTCCAATACCCTCCCAAGACGAGGGCGGTGTGGCACTTGATCTGTTCGGCATCGGCTGGTCGATCAGCGCCAACAGCGAGCAAAAGGAAGCGGCACAGAAATTTGTCGACTTCTTCACCAGGGACGAAAACCTCAAAGTGATGCTGACCGCCGAAGCTGCCTATAGCCCGTTTGCAGGCGGTACGGCCGGCACGCCGGAACGGGCAGCACCTTATGATGCGGCGCGTCCCGAGAATGTCATCATGTTCCCCTTCGCCACATTGGCTTGGCCCAAGCCACTCGAGATGGAGCTGTGGGACAGCCTGACCTCCTTCCTGCTCAACATCGAGCAGGACAGCGATGACGTTCTGTCGCGCTGGGACGAGACGGTGGAAGACAGCCTCTAG
- a CDS encoding chlorhexidine efflux transporter: protein MAAPYCVEAGVGLWEALVMNIAFALFYLVYTFVLNWLYDVIFPIEEKATGDVSEAGEREAAR from the coding sequence ATTGCTGCCCCTTATTGCGTGGAAGCTGGGGTTGGGCTGTGGGAAGCGCTGGTGATGAACATAGCCTTCGCGCTTTTCTATCTCGTCTACACCTTCGTCTTAAATTGGCTCTACGACGTCATCTTCCCCATTGAAGAGAAGGCGACGGGAGACGTCTCCGAGGCCGGCGAGCGAGAGGCCGCGCGGTAA